TAGGGGGGTGTGAGGTCGGCCGGTGAGAACGGAAAGAAGAGGTAACGGTAAAAGACCAGAGAGATGATCCAGATATAGAGCATGCCGCCGAACAGCCACATGACCAGCGCGAAGAACAGGGTTACCTCACGGTATAGTTCCGATTGCTGGGCGATAAGCCCGCCGAGAACGGCAATCGCCTGCGTTGCGACAACGCTGAGGAGCCATCCGCCATTGATACCCTCCCTGAGAGAGGGTTTCGCCCGCTTTGTCACAAAGCCGGTAAACATCCCGTAGGTCAAACCCGCATACAGCACCACCGCCAGAAACCATAGCGCCACCGCTGCCTGCTGACTTTTGCCTGCCAGGAACAGTTGAGTGCCGAGCACACCGCACGCGGCGACGATGGTGAAAAAGCCCGGGCCGCGGCTGTGATTCAAGAGATCTGCGGTGAAACGCCGCGGGAATCGGACAATCCGCAGACCCGTCAACAGCCAGAGCACCGCGAAGGCGATCACGTTGAGCCAGAGCAGCGCTTCGCCGATCACCTCCATCCCCTGGAGGCGGGCTGCGATCGAGATGATGCCGGTCGCCATGACCAGTCCGAAGTAGGCGGGGTGCAGGCCCTTGATAGCTATCCGGACCGCTGCCGGCCCCCCCAACGATGCTCCTGGCTTCCGCGTCACCTCTTCTGCTCTGGTCCGTCATTCCGTGCTGACACGGAATCCTGCAACGGCGACCGCAGATCGCGTCGCCCCAGGCTGATCAGAATGTATAGGCCTGGCCATCATCCGGCACCAGAACGCGGGAGGTCATGTCGTTGTCCTCGAGGAACGCCTTGAGTTCGGCCCTCGTGATCATCGCGTGGCTGACGTTGTCCATGTGGGTCGCAATGATTGTCGCCTTGGGTGCGGCGTTGAAGACGTTGTAGACGTCGGTCTTGCCCATGATGATGTTGCCGCCTTCGAGGAATTCAGCAGCGGCGCTAAACACGATGATCACATCCGGCTGGTGCGTGTCGATTGCGGCCTTCACGGCCGGGCACCACACCGTATCGCCGCAGATATAGAGGGTCTTCTCGTGCGGATGCTTAAACACTATGCCGGACACCTCAAGTCGGCCGCTAATATTGAGCTTGCGCAGCATGGTGTCGGCGGCGTCAAAGCGGCCGTGCTCCCCCGAGGTCTTATAGAGCATGATGTCACCAAAGCGAGTGCCGGTTTCCTTGAGGACTTCGACGTCCTGGAAGCCGTAACTGCGCAGTTCCCCGGCATCGGCCTCACTCTGCGCGAACATCTTCAGATGCTTTGGCAGTCGCTCCTTTGCCGTGGCGTCGAAGTGGTCCGGGTGCAGATGGCTGACGTACACCGCATCGACCTGAGTAAGCTCATCAATGGAACAAGGAAGGTCGGCCCTCGGTTGGCGCCTCTTCTGATACGCCGCGAACGGGAATGCCGGCTTAGCGTCTTTCGGAGCCAACCAGGGATCAACGAGGAAGTCCTTGCCGGCGTATGCAACGACCGAGCACGCACTTCTGATTTGTCTGATCTTCATGGTGTGGCACCCCTTTCTTCACACGCGTTGTAGTTCATTCACACGCATTTCAGATGCTGATCCGGTTCGGTTGGTGTTTGTGTTTGTGGTTCTTCCGGAATTCGCGTGGCTGAACCTGTCTGCGTACAGATACGCACACCCTTTCTCCCCTGTGCCAAAGATAAACCCCCCTAACCCCCCTTTTCCAAAGGGGGGAACCACACCCTAGGGCTTCTCCCCGTTGAGCAGGCGAGGAGGGACCACATGCTTGCACATCTATCGTGTCTTCCCCTTTCGCAAAGGGGGGGACTATACTCTCGCGCTACTCCCCGTTGAGCAGGCGAGGAGGGACCACATGCTTGTACATCTATCGTTTCTCCCCCTTTCGCAAAGGGGGATCGAAGGGGGTTTTTCTCTTTCCTCATGGCCTCGTTTGACAAAGAGGGTGTCCTCATGTCCGGCGCTGAAGATTCGACCTCTACCCACGCTCATCCCGGAAGAACCGTGTTTTTTCTATCCCTGATTTAGGGATCTGGCTGGCTCCCTATACCTTCCCCATGTGCCGGTTCCATATGACGACCTGCAGGGGGCGCCAGAGATACCGAAGTGGAAACGAGATGATGTGTACTAGCCTGGTGAACGGAAACAGGCCGATGATGCCGAACCCTAACAGCATATGGAGTTTCGCGATGAAAGGGAGGTCGACGACGTACTCGATCTTGGGCTGGAATGTGAAGAGCGAGCCGATCCACGGGACCGACGTGTCCATGTACCAGTCCGCGCCCCAGCGGTAGTTCAGCGCGACCCAGAATCCGAGGACGACTTGTGTGATGAGCAGAGGCAATAACACCCAATCCATTACGCTGGAGGTCGCGCGGACCCGCGGGTTCGTCAAGCGCCGCCAGGTAAGCGTGAGAATTCCTATGATCGCAAATACGGCGAGGGCCAGGCCGATCACTTCCAGTGTCGTGAGGATATGGATATTGGACAGCAATCGCCTCCAGGGGCCGGGGAACAGAAAGGCAATCAGGTGGGCCAGTAAGATGATAATGATCCCGAAGTGCCAGGGGACGGAACCCCAGAACAGCCTCCGGTTCTCCAGGAACTGGGACGAGATGCTGGAAAACGAAAACCGGTCGCGATTGAACCGCCAGACAGTTCCCACCACCGCGTTGAAGAGCGCCAGGTAAGGAAACGCCGCAAACAGCACGAAGTTCAGCGAGTTCATGGGAACCCCCTACGCCTTTCCCCCCAATACCTGTTCCAATGCGCGCAGGACATGCGCATACGGGTGCGACAGCCGCTCCTCCTCGCCCTTTCGCACCTCTTCTTTCCGCATATCCTTTTCCTTCTCGTGCTCGGGAACGCCCTTGAGCTGCGTTCCGAGATCGCCCGTCAACGGTCCCGTCGCGAGCGGGCACGGACCACAGGACGACCGATCAAATTCATGACCTTCCATCGATGGGGTATCGAAGGGTAGGTGATCGGCGTGTGGCACGTCTTTCAACCCTTCAGTGATGACGCCCTGTCCGAAGGCTTCCGGATGCCACGATGCGGCAATCTCATCAGGTTGATAGAATTGACGCTGCTCGGCGCGAATGGCGTCCTGGAGGGATCGTACTGTCGTGTGCTGCGCCGCGAGATCCTCTCCGCGGTCGGTCGCGGCGCTTTTCCCGAGCATGTTTTTAATTGACGGAACGATCCCCTCCAGAATCAGCCCTTCCCGGAACTCTTCATGGTCGCAATGCGGCAGGAACCGAAGAGCCACCGCGAGATGATCGGGCAGTTCCGGTCTGCAATCGTACTCGTGTGCGCAGTAATGTTCGTTCAGCTTCACCAGAAAATGACTGCGCTTATACGTCTCGCCGAACAGGTGGTAGCCGATGTAGATCTTGAACAGGGGGTCGAGGTCGAAGGCGTCGGTATAGACCTGCCTCCAGTAGGCCAGGTCGTGGGTGTTCACGAACGTGTCGAAGAAAGCCAGTTCGTTATCGGCCGCAGGGATCATGGATCGGATCTGTTGACGGGCGTCCCGCACGTACA
This is a stretch of genomic DNA from Candidatus Methylomirabilis tolerans. It encodes these proteins:
- a CDS encoding tellurite resistance/C4-dicarboxylate transporter family protein; amino-acid sequence: MGGPAAVRIAIKGLHPAYFGLVMATGIISIAARLQGMEVIGEALLWLNVIAFAVLWLLTGLRIVRFPRRFTADLLNHSRGPGFFTIVAACGVLGTQLFLAGKSQQAAVALWFLAVVLYAGLTYGMFTGFVTKRAKPSLREGINGGWLLSVVATQAIAVLGGLIAQQSELYREVTLFFALVMWLFGGMLYIWIISLVFYRYLFFPFSPADLTPP
- the narI gene encoding respiratory nitrate reductase subunit gamma is translated as MNSLNFVLFAAFPYLALFNAVVGTVWRFNRDRFSFSSISSQFLENRRLFWGSVPWHFGIIIILLAHLIAFLFPGPWRRLLSNIHILTTLEVIGLALAVFAIIGILTLTWRRLTNPRVRATSSVMDWVLLPLLITQVVLGFWVALNYRWGADWYMDTSVPWIGSLFTFQPKIEYVVDLPFIAKLHMLLGFGIIGLFPFTRLVHIISFPLRYLWRPLQVVIWNRHMGKV
- a CDS encoding MBL fold metallo-hydrolase, producing the protein MKIRQIRSACSVVAYAGKDFLVDPWLAPKDAKPAFPFAAYQKRRQPRADLPCSIDELTQVDAVYVSHLHPDHFDATAKERLPKHLKMFAQSEADAGELRSYGFQDVEVLKETGTRFGDIMLYKTSGEHGRFDAADTMLRKLNISGRLEVSGIVFKHPHEKTLYICGDTVWCPAVKAAIDTHQPDVIIVFSAAAEFLEGGNIIMGKTDVYNVFNAAPKATIIATHMDNVSHAMITRAELKAFLEDNDMTSRVLVPDDGQAYTF